One Lentisphaerota bacterium genomic window, GAACGCGGGGCTGTTGGACGCGAGACATGCAGCCGGAGCCTCTGTTTGATAGAAAAGGCGCTTGCAAAACCCCTGCCAGCCACGTCATGCCAAACTTAACCCTTACTGGCGACAACAAGCATTTCAAAGTCTTCAGTGGTCAATGTGTCGTTTCTGGAGTAAGCTCCAAGTTTTGCGCCAAAGATGTCCACCGTCTTATACCCAAGCGACTTCAAAAGCCACGCAATCTCACAGGGAACATAATAACGCTCGTTGCACGCGAGCTCTTTGATCGTCCCTGAATCATCTTCGATAGCCGTAATGTTGTGATCTCGAAATGTCATCAGATCGAAGGTGTTGCTTCGATAGGTTGCGTTGCCTGTCTTGCCGGCATCGGCGCAGAACTGTTCGACTGAATGGTAAAGCGGGAATAGCCCGTTCAACGTGGTGAATATCAGCTTTCCATCGTCCTTGAGGACGTGGGTGACATTTCTGAGAATCTCGAAATTCATCTCGTCCGTTTCCATCAACGGAAATCCCCCTTCACAGAGCATGATTGCCAAGTCAAATTCGGCTCTGAACGGAAGGTTTCTGGCGTCCTGCTTCTGGAAGTCGATCATCACGCCAGCTGCTTTGGCTTTCTCCCGTGCCCGTAGAAGTTGTGAATCGGACAGATCAACGGCCATCAGCCTGTACCCCCGTTTTGCCAATTCGATCGAATGGCGACCGGTGCCGCACCCAATATCGATGATCCTGAGAGCTGTGTTTCGCCCTATTTCCTGTTCGATAAAATCACATTCGCCAGCCGTCCCTTGGACAAAACATTCTTGGTCATATTTCTGGGCGTAATTGTCAAACAACGATTCGTACCACTGTTTCATAGGCATTATTACCTTCTCTGGAGGAATAGCAAAGACAGGCAAATAATATCAAACATTTTCAATTTCCTGTTGAAATTTTCCTCCTCGATGCTGTATGGGGGTGGAGGAAGCATCAAATGCAAGTCGAAAACACGACAGCATGCGCGCCTGAAACACGATTATCAGGATACGAGGCACCCTTGCTACAACCGGACTGCGGGAACACGGGCCGACCAGCCATTGGGCAACGTCGCATCAAAACATACCTCTTGCTTTTCTTTGAAGAAACTCGTTTAGAACTCCCAGTTGATTGTTTCTTATGGCTGGGATACAAAACCCGACGGCAATCCGGCCAAATCGCCCCAATCGCACACGACGCTAGATTGGGGAAAACTACGCTCTCAATCTGGACCGAAACAAATAATATCGGGATTGACTCCTATCAAAAATTTGGCACTTCTCGTTCTTGCCTCTGTAGCCTGGATTGGCGTTGCGGCTCAGGCTGAAGATCTTGGAGGCGGTTGGCCCCGTGTGTACCAATATGCGGCCAGCCTGAACACGGCGGTGGCCAAGAACGCCAAGACCGTCAAATACACGGATTGCGAACGCGAGATGGATATTGACGTTTGCTACCGCGTCAAGGGCAAGGTCTCTCTCAAGGGCGTGATCGTCTTCGGCTGCGCGTGCGTGGACGCCGAGGAATTGGACAGCCTCCCCGACGGTTATCCGATCATCCTGATGGCAACCTCCGCCGATAATTATCGCGGCGTCACGTTTGCAGAAGGCGATGTCTGGACGGCCAACCGACTGGGCAGTCCCCTCTCCTCCAAGGCGAAGATCGCCGAGCTGGGCTTCGACACGCAGTTCCGGGCCGGGCCGACCAATGCGGGTGCCTGCGTCCGCGAGTACGAACTCCGGCATGCCGGTTTTGGCACGGCCGGGATGGTCGAGAGCGGCGACGGCTATGACATCACCTCGATTGCCGGCACGGTGATCGGTTCCGCGCTGGCCCCTTACTGCAGCGCGGATCAGAACACATGCCCCCGCTGCGTGGACAACGGCGAGTGCAAGGTCGCCATCGCCTTCGAGCCCTGCACGGTTGACGACTGCGCCCCCTACGACGGCGAAAACACCGAAACCGGCGTCGCCTTCGGCTCGTTCACCGTGAAGTACAACAAAACCCTCGCCAGCGCCATCAAGAACATCGACTCCGAGGATATCCAGGAAACCATCGACGCCCTGGTCCCGAAGGTGTTCGGGAAGAACGCCGTCACCCCGAGCTATGCCAACTACAACGACTATTTCAACGTGATCGATGCCCTCTCGCAGGCAAGTTACGACGCTGCGGTTACCTTCACCGACAGGCTCTCCAGCACCACCATGACACTCACCTACGACGGCACGCATTACTGGTCGTGCTCGGGCGGCTCCTCGTCCGGTTACCGGCTCGCCAAATACACCGCCGCTGGCGCGTGGGTGCAGAGCTTCCAGCCAAACGTCGATTGGCGTTCCGTCTACAGCCAGAACGGCAACGGCACCCCGGTCTACGGGCGCGGCTTCAGTTCCTCGCAGATATTGATTATGAACGGCGATGGCACCTTCGCCAACCACATCACCCTCGTCGGCGGAAGCCTCAATAGCCAGTCGTCTGTCGTTCTGGACGACACAGGTGACGAGTTGATCGCCTTCAACGCCGGCACGGTGACACGATGGAACGCGGCGACCGGGGCGCTCATTGGCACCGTCACACTCGACGGCTTTGGCACCCTCAACGGCGAAAACGATTATCCTCAGAACCGTGGCATCATCAAGCGTGCCGGCTTCTACCTCACGTACGCGGGCCCCTGCGTGCTCACCGCCTGGGATGCCGACGGCAACCGTGTGAGTTCGACGACGCTCACCGGTGCCGGCACGTCGTTCGACTCGTACTTCAGCTTGTCGTATGCCAACGGCATGGTCTTCATCGTCGACAACGCCGGCGGACTCTGGCGTGGGTACAATGTCGGGATGTAGCCCCGTACGACTGACCATTGGTTTGGCCGGAAATATGCTCGCGAAACGAGGGAGTCGGGCCATCCTTCGGTGAATACCTATACGAGCCTCTTGCAATCTGGAAAGGGACGATTCTCTTTCAGGCTTGAGGCGCAAGCAGCGCCTGTGTGTGTGCAAACGGAAGGAATGGATGCCATGAAGAAATTGCTCGGTGTTGTCGCTGTCGCGCTGATTAGCGCTGCGACTCTGGCTCAGGAGCTCGACGGCGGATGGCCCCGCGTGTACCAGTACGCGGCCAGCCTGAACACGGCGGTCGCCAAGAATGCCAAGACCGTCACATACACGGATTGCGAACGCGAGATGGATATTGACGTTTGCTACCGCGTCAAGGGCAAGGTCTCGATCAAGGGCGTGATCGTGTTCGGCTGCGCGTGCGTCGACGAGGAGGAATACAACAGCCTTCCCGATGGCTACCCGATCATCCTCATGGCGACCTCCGCCGATAATTACCGGGGGTCACGTTCGCCGAAGGCGATGTCTGGACCGCCAACCGGCTGGGCAGCCCCCTCTCCTCAAAGGCGAAGATCGCCGAGCTGGGCTTCGACACGGCCTTCCGAGCCGGGCCGACGAATGCCGGCGCCTGCGTCCGCGACCACGAGCTCCGGCATGCCGGTTTCGGCACAGCCGGACTGGTCGAGAGCGGCGACGGCTATGACATCACGACGATCTCAGGCGCGGTGATCGGCTCCGCACTCGCCCCCTACGTTGAGGGCCGTCACGTCAGGGAGCGGGCCATTCGAGCACAACGCCGGTGAATAGTTCCGGCGCGGCGAGCAGCCCCTCGTAGGCATCCCGGATCTTCTCCGGGGAAAGACGATGGGAGATCAGCGGCTCGATCACGAGGCGGCCGTCGAGGATCCAATCGAAGATGATCCGCTGCTTTTCCCAGAGCGATATGAGCGGCGGCGTCCTGCCCCCCCAGATCGACTGCACCGGATAGGCCGGAAGGAAATACTCCAACGCGCCCCGGACGACAATATTCCGGAGGTGGATTTCGCTGAATACGGCCGTCAGATTGCCCTCACAGGGGGCGCGCGGCGAACCCAGCAGAATCACCTGTCCCACATTGGCGGTCATCGCCAGCGCCTGCAAGACCACGGGGGTCAGCCCGCTGGCATCGATGCAAATGTCCGCCTGCTCCACGCCCACCAGCCGCTTGAGACCCTGCTTGATGTCGGACGTGTCGCCACCCGGCAGCGTGCGCGCAATCCCGCACCGTTCGGCCAGCTTCCGTCGCGCCGCAATCGGATCGACGGCGACCACTTTGCCGCCGAGCGCACGGAACGACTGCGCGGCGAGATTGCCCACAATCCCCAATCCCAAGACGAGCACAACTGGCTGGTGGAGGGCGCGGTCCGCGATCGCCATTGCCGAGGTTGCAATGCCGGCCATGCGCGAAGCCGCCGCCACGGCGGGATCGATACCATCGGGCACTACGACAAAGAAAGCTTCCTGACTGATTGTCACATGCGACGCATGCGCGCTGTAGCTGAAGACCCGCTGCCCCTTCGTCACCCGTGTCACCGCCGATCCCAGCGCCTCGACCACGCCCACATTGGCGTAGCCCGCGCGCCACGGATAGGCGCACCAGGAGCCCTTCTGATAGACGGCGGGCTCCTTCGCGGTATAATTCGCCAGCTCGGTCCCCGCGCTGATGAAGGTCCGTTCCGTCCTGACGCAGAACTCATCGGCGCCCAACTTCTCATCCAACTCCAGCGTCTGTAATTCGACCTGACGCTTGTCCATCATGACCACGTGTTTCATCTGCATCGTTTCAGCGCTCCTGTTCTGATTGCCTGACGCCGGAGCGGGGATGGTATCACAGGCGGGATTCCCGACTCAAG contains:
- a CDS encoding zinc-binding alcohol dehydrogenase gives rise to the protein MQMKHVVMMDKRQVELQTLELDEKLGADEFCVRTERTFISAGTELANYTAKEPAVYQKGSWCAYPWRAGYANVGVVEALGSAVTRVTKGQRVFSYSAHASHVTISQEAFFVVVPDGIDPAVAAASRMAGIATSAMAIADRALHQPVVLVLGLGIVGNLAAQSFRALGGKVVAVDPIAARRKLAERCGIARTLPGGDTSDIKQGLKRLVGVEQADICIDASGLTPVVLQALAMTANVGQVILLGSPRAPCEGNLTAVFSEIHLRNIVVRGALEYFLPAYPVQSIWGGRTPPLISLWEKQRIIFDWILDGRLVIEPLISHRLSPEKIRDAYEGLLAAPELFTGVVLEWPAP
- a CDS encoding class I SAM-dependent methyltransferase, with translation MKQWYESLFDNYAQKYDQECFVQGTAGECDFIEQEIGRNTALRIIDIGCGTGRHSIELAKRGYRLMAVDLSDSQLLRAREKAKAAGVMIDFQKQDARNLPFRAEFDLAIMLCEGGFPLMETDEMNFEILRNVTHVLKDDGKLIFTTLNGLFPLYHSVEQFCADAGKTGNATYRSNTFDLMTFRDHNITAIEDDSGTIKELACNERYYVPCEIAWLLKSLGYKTVDIFGAKLGAYSRNDTLTTEDFEMLVVASKG